Within Eggerthella timonensis, the genomic segment TCGCCTTCATGATCGCCATCCGTGCCCTGTTCGCGGGGTTGCACGCAGCCGTGCCCGCCCCGCTGTACGCAAGTTTGACGGTAGTGGTCGTGCTGGCGACGTTCGCGGGAGGGGTGGCGCTGTCGTTCTTGATCATGCAGCGACAGGCGGCGAGGCGCGAGGCGAGCGAGGTGGCCGCGGTCGAGGCGGCCCGCGCGGGTCTTGAGGAGCGCTGCGCCGCCGTTGCCGCGCGCTTCGATTTGACCCCGCGCGAGCGCGAGATCCTCGTGTTGCTGGCGCAGAACTACCGCGCTCCCTACATTGCCGAGAAGCTGGTGGTGAGCCAGTCGACGGTGAAGACGCATATGCGCAACCTCTACAGCAAGCTGGGCGTACATTCCCAAGCGGAGCTTCTTCTTCGACTGGACGACGAAGCCGAGAGCATCACCGCCGGCTAGTGGTGGCGGGCGAAGGCTTCGAGGACGAGCTGGGCGCGGGTGCCGATGGGGGTTTCGTTTTCCGCGAGGAAGCGGGGGACGTCGGCGATGGGCAGCAGGAACGGCTCGATGAGCTCCGCCGGTTCCGGTTGCGCGTCGGCCACCTTTTCCACCTGGGCGAACACGACGTGCACGGTCTCGTCGGTGAGGCCGGTCGACGAGTAGCCGGCCTGCGGCAACGGTTGGAGCGCCGCCGCTTCGCCCGCGTCGGCGCGTAGAGCGTAACCCGTCTCCTCGCGCAGCTCGCGGTCCACGCACGTTGCCAGATCCTCGCCGGGTTCCATGAGGCCGGCCGGGAACGCGATGCACCAGCTGTTCAGGGGGTAGCGAAACTCGCGGATGAGCAGCAGCTCGTCGGTTGCAGTTTGCCCGACGATGCATACGGCATCGGCGGGCGACGCTTCGCCGGCCGCGTTGGCGTCGAGCTCGGCGCGGTACGCGTCGAGGTTCTTGCGCGAGGCGCTTTCGTACTCGTATGTGGAGCCGTCGGGCATCGCGTACGTCAGGACGTACTTCTTGATCCAGCCGTCGGATACTTGGCGGATGTCGGAGAGCTGGGGGATGGCGGAAGCGGGTTTGGGCATGGGGTCAGGCTCCTGTTCTCGAAGGCGGTCGTGCGCGGTCTAGAAGTCGAACACCTCGCCGACGTTCGCGGCGATGCAGAGGTCGGCTTGGCGGTCGCGCGGGGTGGGGGTGCGGTTGACGATGACGAGCCGGCTGCCGGTGAAGAAGTCGATGAGCCCCGCGGCCGGGTACACGGCCAGGGAGGTGCCTGCCACGACCAGCAGATCGGCCAGCGCGATAGCGTCGACGGCGCCGTGCATCGTGCGTTCGTCGAGAGGCTCCTCGTACAGGACGACGTCGGGCTTGACGATCCCGTCGCAGACGGGACATCGCGGGATGCCGTCGGCGCTTTGCGTGCGAAGGGCCAGCAGGTCGTCCACGGGATAGGGCGCGCCGCACTGCATGCAGAAATTGCGCAGGACGCTGCCGTGCAGCTCGAACACGCGCGCGCTGCCCGCCTTCTGATGAAGGCCGTCGATGTTCTGCGTCACCACGGAGGCCAGCGTGCCCGCCTGCTCGAGTTCGGCCAGCTTGCGATGCGCGCGGTTCGGCTGGGCGTCGAGCGCCAGCATGCGGTCGCAGTAGAAATCGAAGAACGCGCCAGGGTTCTCGTCGAAGAAGCTGCGGCTGGTCATCTGCTCGGGCGGGTAGGGGTACTTCTGCGCGTACAGGCCGTCCGGGCTGCGGAAGTCGGGGATGCCGCTCTCGGTGGACACGCCCGCGCCGCCGAAGAACACCATGCTGCCCGGCGGCGTGTCGGCCACCCAGCTGCGGAACGTCTCGATGTCGCGTACGGTTTCGTCCATGGATCCTCCAATCGGGTTCTCCTCATGATACCACGCACCTCGAGCCGGATGTTTCACGTGAAACATCCGTACGGGTTCCTGCATCGCGTCGGCCGTACGCGATCAGCTCACAAAGAAAGACGACCTCGCGGTCGCCTTTCCCGCCCCGCCGCGCCCCAGTACGCGGCGGGGATGCCTCGCTGTTCGAATGCCTAGCCTTCGATGGAGATGGTCTTCTTCTCCTCGAGCTTCGGCTGCTCCTGCTTCTTCGGAACGGCGATGTTCAACACGCCGTCCTCGAACTTCGCCTTGATGTCGTCTTCCTCGATGTCGTCGCCCACGAAGAACGTGCGGCTGCACTTCCCGCTGAAGCGCTCCTTGCGGACGTACGTGCCCTTCTCGTCCTTGTCCTCGGACTCGGACTGCGTCTGGGCGGTGATGGTGAGGTAGCCGTCCTTGAGCTCGGCCTGCACGTCGTCCTTCTTGAAGCCGGGCAGGTCGATAGTCAGCTCGTATCCCGCGTCCGTTTCCTTGATGTCGGTGCGCATGAGCGTGGGGGACATCTTCTGCATCGCCTGCATCGGAGCGGTTGCCGCATCGAAGAACGCGTCGAACGGGTCGGTCATCAGCTCGCTCAACAGGTTGCGGTTCCTTCGCATCGGTACCATCATAGCCATGTTCATCAACTCCTCGTGTCGTCTTTCGTCTTACGTGGTGGGCGGTGGTTCCGGCTGCGCCGGCACGCCGCCTCGCTTGGTATGCCCCCATTCTAAGATGAGAATTAGCACTCGACAACCGAGAGTGCTAATTCGTAACGAGTTCGTCATTTTTGAAGGCTCAACGAAGGTTTTACGGGTTGCGAAAGGCACGGTTCCTTGGCCTATACTGAGTGCTTGCTCGGTTTGCAGCGAGGGAAGGAGCGGCATGACCGTTATCGGTCTTATATCCGACACGCACGGACGGTTGCCCGATGAGGCGCTTGCGGCCATGGCCGACGTTGACCACATCATCCATGCGGGCGACATCGGCGGCCCTGAGATCCTCCATGCGCTCAAGGCGCTGGCGCCGACCACGGTGGTGCTCGGCAACGACGACTTCGACGAGTACGGCGCACGGGTGTGCCGCTTCGCGCACCCCGTCATCGACGGCGTGCGCTTCCTCGTGGCGCACTATCCGCGCGACGTGCAGATCGGGTTCAACGGCTGCGCGGGCCTGGCAGCGGGCGATCCTATCCCGCAGGTGTGCGTCCACGGGCACACGCATGTTCCCGAGCTGGTGTACGGGCCCGAGGCGCGCCCGGCGTCGTACGTCGTCTGCCCCGGCGCGCCGTTCCGTCCGCGCGGCGGGTTCCCGAAGTGCACGGGACGCATGGTGGTGGAGGATGGTCGCGTGCTGGGCGTGCGCATCGCGTCGCTCGACGGCCAGACGCTGTTCGAAGTGGGCGAGGGGCTCTCGTGACGGTGGAACGGGAACAAATGTTTCACGTGAAACATCCGAAACGGTCCCGGCGGGCCGCTGCCGTCATCACGCTTGTCGTGCTGCTGGGCGCGTCGTGGATCAATGCCGTCATAGCCGATGCTCCGTCGCCGAGCTCGTCGCAGCAGGCGGCTGCGACGTCGATTTCGGGCGCAGCGTCCGCAGGCGTGAGCGACGCGGCGTACCGCGCCGCCGATCGGGATGCGTCGCGCGGGACGGAGACGCAGCGCGCGCACCTCGATCCCGCCTCGTTCGAACGCGTGACGGTGCGCCACGTGGTGGACGGCGACACGCTCGCCGTTGCGACCGAGAACGGCGACCACGTGTCGGTGCGTTTGATCGGAATAGACACCCCCGAGAGCGTGGCACCTCAGGAGGAGCGCAACTGCGAGGAGGGCGTGCTGGCATCCGACCACATGAAAGAGCTTGTGGGCGAAGGCGACACGCTGTGGTTGCAGTACGACACGAGCGTCACCGACCAGTACGACCGTCCGCTCGCCTACGTGTGGCGCGCCCTGCCCGCCAGCGCCGCGGAGGCGGACGATCCTGCCGTCATCGCGCGCGACATGCTGAACGCCATCCAAGTGATCGACGGCTACGGCCAGGCCAAAACCTACCGTCCCGACACCTATCACGACAACCTTTTCGCTCAGTGGGGCGACGAGGCTCTCGCCGACGCCCGCGGCGTCACTCGCAAGTGGGCCTGACAAGCAGGTTACCGAGCGCGCGTACGGCATAAGAGGCACAAGAACAGGTGTTTCGCACGAAACATCGGGCGTTGCGGCTGCTGATGCGAACGGGCGGCTCGTGCGAGCCGCCCGTTCAGGGGAGGGAGGGAACGTCGAAGGCGCGTCAGCCGACCGTCGCGGCATGCGGGTCGGGCGCGTGGTGGCGCAGGAGGGCGCGCCGCATGCGCAGCACAGCGTAGACGCCTATCGTAACGGAGTACACCGCCAGGCTGATGGCGGCCGTGTCGCGTCCGGCGAGCGCGGACGGACCCAGCAGCAACGCGAGATGCACGTACGTGAGCAGGTAGAACGGGTATGCCAGGCGCTGCACGCTCTTCCAGCGCGCGGCGCTCATCCGCCGCTTCACCGCCTGGAACGAGGTGACCAGCAAGACGGCCATGAGAGCTGTCAGCGGCCCTGCGAGAGCCAGCGAGAACCCGAGGTTCCCGGCGAACGCCGAGCCCAGCCGCGGCACGTAGGAGACGCCGTAGAATGCCAGGTGCCCAAGCGCGAACACGCATCCCAGGATGGACAGCTGCCGTCGGATGGGCATGAGCCGCGCCCGCAGGGGCGACCCCTCGTCGAACACGCCCACGAACATCACGACCGTGAACAGCGCGAATGCAAGTGCGCATCGCTGCATGAGCGGCATGAAGTGCGGCCACAGGCCGCCCGTCGCGTTCGCGCTCGTCCCGAACCAGTACAGGCCCACAAGCGCAAGCGCCGCGAGGTAGAATGGGACAGGGTAGCGCTTCAA encodes:
- a CDS encoding NUDIX hydrolase; this encodes MPKPASAIPQLSDIRQVSDGWIKKYVLTYAMPDGSTYEYESASRKNLDAYRAELDANAAGEASPADAVCIVGQTATDELLLIREFRYPLNSWCIAFPAGLMEPGEDLATCVDRELREETGYALRADAGEAAALQPLPQAGYSSTGLTDETVHVVFAQVEKVADAQPEPAELIEPFLLPIADVPRFLAENETPIGTRAQLVLEAFARHH
- a CDS encoding NAD-dependent protein deacylase — protein: MDETVRDIETFRSWVADTPPGSMVFFGGAGVSTESGIPDFRSPDGLYAQKYPYPPEQMTSRSFFDENPGAFFDFYCDRMLALDAQPNRAHRKLAELEQAGTLASVVTQNIDGLHQKAGSARVFELHGSVLRNFCMQCGAPYPVDDLLALRTQSADGIPRCPVCDGIVKPDVVLYEEPLDERTMHGAVDAIALADLLVVAGTSLAVYPAAGLIDFFTGSRLVIVNRTPTPRDRQADLCIAANVGEVFDF
- a CDS encoding Hsp20/alpha crystallin family protein — protein: MAMMVPMRRNRNLLSELMTDPFDAFFDAATAPMQAMQKMSPTLMRTDIKETDAGYELTIDLPGFKKDDVQAELKDGYLTITAQTQSESEDKDEKGTYVRKERFSGKCSRTFFVGDDIEEDDIKAKFEDGVLNIAVPKKQEQPKLEEKKTISIEG
- a CDS encoding metallophosphoesterase family protein, with the protein product MTVIGLISDTHGRLPDEALAAMADVDHIIHAGDIGGPEILHALKALAPTTVVLGNDDFDEYGARVCRFAHPVIDGVRFLVAHYPRDVQIGFNGCAGLAAGDPIPQVCVHGHTHVPELVYGPEARPASYVVCPGAPFRPRGGFPKCTGRMVVEDGRVLGVRIASLDGQTLFEVGEGLS
- a CDS encoding thermonuclease family protein; protein product: MKHPKRSRRAAAVITLVVLLGASWINAVIADAPSPSSSQQAAATSISGAASAGVSDAAYRAADRDASRGTETQRAHLDPASFERVTVRHVVDGDTLAVATENGDHVSVRLIGIDTPESVAPQEERNCEEGVLASDHMKELVGEGDTLWLQYDTSVTDQYDRPLAYVWRALPASAAEADDPAVIARDMLNAIQVIDGYGQAKTYRPDTYHDNLFAQWGDEALADARGVTRKWA
- a CDS encoding ferric reductase-like transmembrane domain-containing protein, encoding MRFLIALACCIVLVVPLAKPLKRYPVPFYLAALALVGLYWFGTSANATGGLWPHFMPLMQRCALAFALFTVVMFVGVFDEGSPLRARLMPIRRQLSILGCVFALGHLAFYGVSYVPRLGSAFAGNLGFSLALAGPLTALMAVLLVTSFQAVKRRMSAARWKSVQRLAYPFYLLTYVHLALLLGPSALAGRDTAAISLAVYSVTIGVYAVLRMRRALLRHHAPDPHAATVG